In one Lycium barbarum isolate Lr01 chromosome 7, ASM1917538v2, whole genome shotgun sequence genomic region, the following are encoded:
- the LOC132603892 gene encoding UDP-rhamnose/UDP-galactose transporter 6-like gives MAPSSKADKKAAGDVAAWMFNVVTSVGIIIVNKALMANYGFFFATTLTGMHFVTTTLMTIVLRWLGYIQSSHLPLPDLLKFVLFANFSIVGMNISLMWNSVGFYQIAKLSMIPVSCLLEVAFDKIRYSRDTKLSIVVVLLGVAVCTVTDVSVNTKGFVAAFVAVWSTALQQYYVHYLQRKYSLSSFNLLGHTAPVQAGSLLILGPLVDYWLTNKRIDHFAFTFPSSAFIILSCTIAVGTNLSQFICIGRFTAVSFQVIGHMKTILVLILGFLFFGKEGLNIQVVVGMIIAVFGMIWYGNASSKPGGKERRSHSIKHGSDSSQLDDKV, from the exons ATGGCTCCTTCAAGCAAGGCTGATAAGAAGGCTGCAGGCGATGTTGCTGCATGGATGTTCAATGTGGTCACTTCAGTTGGAATCATTATTGTCAACAAAGCCTTAATGGCTAACTATGGCTTTTTCTTTG CAACAACGTTAACGGGGATGCATTTTGTCACAACAACCTTGATGACAATTGTTCTTAGGTGGCTCGGGTACATCCAATCTTCTCATTTACCCCTTCCTGATCTTCTAAAATTTGTACTGTTTGCAAACTTCTCTATTGTCGGGATGAACATCAGTTTGATGTGGAACTCGGTGGGATTCTACCAG ATTGCAAAGTTGAGTATGATCCCTGTCTCCTGCTTACTAGAAGTTGCCTTTGACAAGATCCGTTATTCAAGGGACACAAAGCTGAGCATTGTTGTGGTACTCCTAGGTGTTGCTGTTTGCACAGTTACGGACGTGAGTGTTAATACCAAAGGTTTCGTTGCTGCCTTTGTAGCTGTGTGGAGTACTGCTCTGCAACAGTAT TATGTTCATTACCTTCAAAGGAAATACTCCCTTAGTTCTTTCAATCTGCTGGGACATACTGCACCAGTTCAGGCTGGAAGTCTGCTGATATTAGGCCCGCTTGTGGATTATTGGTTGACCAACAAGAGGATTGATCACTTTGCCTTCACTTTTCCATCTTCG GCGTTCATAATTCTTTCATGCACTATAGCTGTAGGCACCAATCTCAGCCAGTTCATATGCATTGGCAGATTCACTGCTGTTTCATTCCAAGTTATTGGCCATATGAAAACGATCCTCGTTTTGATACTAGGGTTTTTGTTTTTCGGGAAAGAAGGTCTCAACATACAAGTGGTTGTTGGCATGATTATAGCAGTTTTTGGAATGATCTGGTACGGAAATGCATCGTCTAAACCTGGTGGCAAAGAGCGTCGTAGCCATTCAATTAAGCATGGATCAGATTCGTCGCAACTTGATGATAAGGTGTAA
- the LOC132601789 gene encoding uncharacterized protein LOC132601789 yields MKEDERDKEIRELREEVRNMRISKRGEKLECEDLCVHPDVDLPDGYKPSKFEMFDGTGNPRNHLRSYCDKLAGVGRNPTIRMKLFIRSLTGDALTWYTEQDPKKWHNWSSMAKDFMERFRFNIEIVPDRSYLERVKKKTTETFREYAIRWRSEAARVRPPMDESEMTDIFIKAQDNMYYERMLLMTGEKFTDLVKIGEALEEGIKSGRVTNFAALQETTKDIQSGTIGGSKKKREEVAAVMNIQERGPSQIHAYHNPYSQMFSPISYPVYNTQPAYYQQTSARYQPQNNLATPPRPRQNFEKKKTYTPLAEPYAQLFERLKAAGVIHPIPWRNIEPRPKWFDETKHCAYHSGAAGHDTESCLALKDKIELLIKENVIQLKGASPNVTNNPLPNHGDVGVNMITTEDDWSLKGTIVPVGKEEKTKFDLGHGPTSEKGFDSKKKGDIYVLNSNPPTAKMPEDAAEDSPVEGVKTLFVAKEAIENCTETPSFKFKIASNWQVVLN; encoded by the coding sequence ATGAAAGAGGATGAACGTGATAAAGAGATACGCGAGTTGAGAGAAGAAGTCAGGAATATGCGGATTTCAaaaaggggagagaaacttgagTGTGAAGACTTATGTGTACACCCTGACGTTGACCTACCTGATGGATATAAGCCATCCAAATTTGAGATGTTTGATGGCACGGGAAATCCCCGCAACCATTTAAGATCTTATTGTGATAAGTTAGCCGGTGTGGGAAGAAATCCAACCATAAGAATGAAGTTGTTTATCAGAAGTCTGACCGGGGATGCATTAACTTGGTATACTGAACAAGACCCCAAGAAATGGCATAATTGGAGCAGCATGGCAAAGGATTTTATGGAAAGATTTAGGTTCAACATTGAGATCGTCCCTGATCGATCTTACCTTGAAAGGGTGAAGAAGAAGACAACTGAAACCTTTCGTGAATACGCCATCCGTTGGAGATCAGAAGCAGCTAGAGTCCGACCCCCGATGGACGAAAGTGAAATGACTGACATCTTTATCAAAGCTCAAGATAACATGTATTATGAAAGAATGTTGCTTATGACTGGGGAAAAGTTCACAGATCTCGTCAAGATAGGGGAGGctttggaagaaggaatcaagtcTGGGAGAGTCACAAACTTCGCAGCCTTACAAGAAACAACCAAGGATATCCAGTCTGGAACAATAGGAGGGAGTAAGAAGAAAAGAGAGGAAGTTGCAGCTGTAATGAACATTCAGGAACGGGGACCAAGCCAGATTCATGCATATCATAATCCATACTCCCAAATGTTTTCACCCATTTCCTATCCCGTTTATAATACCCAACCAGCTTACTATCAACAAACGTCTGCCCGTTACCAACCTCAAAATAATCTAGCAACCCCGCCAAGGCCACGTCAAAACTTTGAAAAGAAAAAGACTTACACACCTCTAGCTGAACCATATGCCCAACTTTTTGAAAGGTTAAAAGCAGCAGGAGTAATCCATCCAATACCTTGGAGAAATATCGAACCTCGACCAAAGTGGTTTGATGagactaaacattgtgcatatcaCTCGGGGGCTGCCGGACATGATACCGAAAGTTGTTTAGCTCTCAAAGATAAGATTGAACTTTTAATCAAAGAGAATGTGATTCAGCTCAAAGGAGCTTCTCCAAACGTGACCAATAACCCTCTGCCTAATCATGGAGATGTGGGCGTGAATATGATCACTACTGAGGATGACTGGAGCCTTAAGGGAACTATCGTGCCAGTAGGGAAGGAAGAAAAGACCAAGTTTGATCTGGGACATGGACCTACTTCAGAAAAAGGTTTTGATTCTAAGAAGAAGGGTGACATCTATGTGCTTAATTCGAACCCGCCTACTGCCAAAATGCCAGAGGATGCTGCTGAAGACAGCCCAGTTGAAGGGGTCAAAACTCTGTTCGTTGCAAAGGAAGCAATTGAAAATTGCACTGAGACACCGAGTTTCAAATTTAAGATCGCATCAAATTGGCAAGTAGTGTTGAATTAA